Below is a window of Fibrobacter sp. UWB11 DNA.
GAACTTAAAAATTCCCTTGGTGATAAAATCGAACAAGTTAAATCAGTCCACATGTATCAAGATACCGAAACGAGCCTAGGCTGGGGAATTTTTGCGGGACTTTATGGTGCGATATTTGTGGCTCTTACATCGATGGTTGTAGAAATCCCCGTGTCGTATGCATTGGATGAAGACTATAACTGGAAACATGTGGGCTTGGCGTCACTGGTAGGATTTGTTGGCTTTTCTACTTGGGGTGTGATTCGTATAGCGAAAAATCCTGATGCCACGCGAGTCGATGTGACAATTAAGTTCTAGAGAACTTTTTTCATGCGCATGCATTCAAAAACGCCGCTGAGAATGGGCTTCTCGTCAATGAGTTTGTACCCAAGTTTCTCGTAAAAGCCTGTGGCTTCAGTGCGGCTGTCGATGATAATCTGTTTGTAACCACATTCAGTAATCCATTTTTCGGCTTCGCGGACCGCCATAGCACCGAGCTTTTGACCGCGGTATTCCGGCATGACGACTACGCGCCCAATCGTTGCCGTATCTGCGTCAATTTCGTAGAATCTGCATGTCGCTACAGGGTATTCGTCGTCCAGCAATACGATAAACTTTGTACCGTCGCAATCGTGCTCGTCGAATTCGTCTCGGAGCGAAATGTGATATGCTCTATTCATCGCCTGGATGCGCACGCTGTACGCACCTGCGCGTTGCCTTTCTTCTGTTGCTCGGAGAACTTTAATATCCATTTGGTTGCCTTTGTGATTGCCGCAAAAATAGCTTAATCAAGCTTGTCGAAGAATATTGCTCCGTCTTGATTAACGGTCGTGATGGTGTGTGTGCCTTTGTTGCCCATGTCGTTGTAATGGACAAGGTATTTGCCATCGCCAAGAGGTTCGATTTTCTCGACTTCCTGGATGTCTGAGCCATCCTGAGCGTTGCTGCGGAACTTCCAAACGGCGTAGCCGCCACCATCGCTGAACTCGTTGTCGTACGCTTTTGAAAGCTCTTGGGCGAGACTCTTTGTGCAATACTTCGCAATGACGGAATCGTTCGCGAACTCGTTCCCGAAAATATGTTTGCTGTAGAACGTTTGGATTTTTTCTATGGCCTTGGAGTCTGCGCTGTTGCTTGTGCTCTTTTTTGATTCTTCTGGCAAAAAGCCGTGATCCTTGAATATTTTGAAAATCTTGATGTAGCGCTCGTCTTTATGTTTGCCGGGTACGATGGAAAAACGATTTAGGCGCTTGTCGTCAGAAACTTCAACAGAAATGCTGACAATGGAGAAAACCATAGAAGAATATATTCCCAGTCGAACGCCTAAGTGTTCACCTAAAGGTCGAGATTCGACAGATTTTAAGTTGAAAACATCCAAAGCGATAAATTCATCGTAGATGGTTTTTGCTTCGTGAGGGGCTATCGGCTTGACTGATTCTTGTATATCGTCGCCAAGGCTGTTTTTGTTGGAAACTGTTTTATAGCATTTTGAAAAATCTGGTGTTTCGCAAGTAAAGTCGAGAGCATATCCTCCCATATCGTCTGCATTAAGCGAATACCTTATGGAGAAAAATTTCCCTGCGGACATGGGCCAAAGTTTAAGTTCTCCTAAATTTATACCCAAGCTATGTTCGTCATCGTCATTAAATTCATGAAACGAGTCGAATATAATTCCAGTGTCATCTAGTTTGTGTAAAATTTTTTCGTGAAAGACTATTAAAGCTAAGAGGCCTAGTGCAAGGGTGCTAGAGACAGTAATCCAAATAAACTTTTTCTTTGACATAATTCTAAGGCTTGATGGTTATCGGTGTTCCGTCTTTGACGGCGTCATAGATTTCTTCGATTTCGTCGTTTGTGACCGCGATGCAGCCGGCTGTCCAATCTTTCCATTTATGCCAGAATTTAAAGAGAAATGCGGGAATCTTGTTCGGATAGCCGTGGATCATGATGTCTCCGCCTGGCTCGTAGTTACCTTCTTTCGCGGCCTTGATTTGCTCTGCGTTCGGGTACGAAACCTTCAGCGATAAATGAAAAATGCTTTTGGGGTTGTGCTTCTCGATTGTGTAATTGCCTTCGGGCGTTTTGTTGTCTCCGGATTTGACCTTCGCTCCCACGGGATTCTTGCCAAGCGAAATCCTGTACGTCTTGACGATGTTCTCGCCGCTTCGCAAGTGCATTTGGCGTTTCGCCTTTTCTACGAGAATGTTGTCGATAGGTGAGGAGAGCATGGGTTTGGGGGATTCCTTATCCGATGAACAAGATAACAAAAGAAATGTTAGTAAAAGTAGGAGAGGTGTTCGTGATATTTTCATCAGAAGCTTTTGAAATGTTTATTGGGGGCGATGAAAGAGAAATAGTTAATTGGTTGGTAGATTAGTTCATTGCGGATAATGGGTCTCTAAATTTCATTTTGAATTTTATGGAGCGCATATCCTTATTGCAATAATCGCAAATATAATCCCAATCATCTGTAATACGATTATCAATTCTGTTTGCTTTGGGCGTGGGTTTGATTGAAGAATGCGAGACAAACTGGTTGTTGACTTTTATTTCTATTTCGTAATCTATGTCTAAATGGATTTTTTGTTGAACACTGAATTGTGCATAATAAAGCAAATATTTCTTTTTTATTTTTTCCGTAAATTCATGATAAACAGAATCGGATAATGATTGCCCTGTGGAGTCTTTTAGTTGCATATCTGTTATTTCTATGGAACGGCAGTGAATACCGCAGTCCTCTTTGGGCCAGTGCGTTAGCCGACATCCTCCTGGAACTCTTGGAATTTTACGAGACTTAAAAAAGTCTTCTATTTTAGATGTGTCTGCAAAATAGTAGTTATATCCGTTTTTGTTATACCCTTGTCTAGAATATGTGGCGTAAATACGGGTTGTGTCAATTGGAGTTCCGTTACGATAAAGTTCTACATAATATGAAACCCATTGCTTGTCCCAACATATACCACGACATTCTTGTTTTTCTTTGAAGGCCATCGCTTCGGTAAATTCGTCAAAGTCTTTTTTTAAGTGGGATGCGAAAGATGGTTCTGATTCGCAAGAAAAAACAGCCATTGAATCGGCGGCTGCAATATAGTCAGCAAGGAGTAAGTCCTTAGACGGAGTAAAACTTTTGCTAGCTTCTTTCTGTTGGTTCGGATTGTCGCAAGCCACCAAGATGATGAAAAATATTGCAATTAAAAGTTTCTTAATCATTCAATTTCATCTCGTTTTAATGAATAAGTGTTCTGCGTGCACATAATATAATACAAAAAAAACGCCAGGTTTTTAACCTGGACGTTTTTGAAAGGGGGGTGCCCGCTCAGAGGCGGGCATGACATCTTGCAATTACTTGAGGAACTGCATGTACGGCAACTTTTTGGCGAGTTCCTGCACCTTGTCGGCGTTGGCCATGAGGGCGGAACGTGCGTGCCAGGAGCCGTCGAGGAACTGGCCGCGGGGACCGTCGGCGAGCGTGAGCTCAATGGTTTCGTCACCCATCTTGAGCGTACGGCTTTCGGTGCTCGTCACGAGTTCTTCGCTCGGGTGTGCTTCAATCCAGGCGAGAATCTTGTCTGCAACTTCGTGGCTCACCTTGTAGCAAGGCACGCCAATGGCCACACAGTTACCGAAGAAGATTTCGGAGTAGCTTTCGGCGATGATGGCGCGGATGCCCCAGCGCTTGAGAGCCTGCGGAGCGTGTTCACGGCTGGAACCGCAACCGAAGTTCTGGTTCGAAACGAGGATGGAACCGTTCTTGTAGGCTGGATCGCGGAACGGGTGGACCTTGCCCTGAGCGGCGAGGCCAGCGATATCGTCGGCAAAGGCGTTTGCGCCGAGGCCTTCGAAAGTCACGCACTTGAGGAAGCGTGCCGGGATGATACGGTCAGTGTCGATGTCGTTACCGCGTACAGGAACGCCGGAACCTTTAACAATGTCGATAGAATTCATTTTTTAAATCTCCTTGCGTTACTTGATGTACTTGCGGACGTCGGTGATCTTGCCTTCGATGGCGGCAGCAGCCACCATGGCGGGGCTCATGAGGATGGTGCGGCCCGTCGGGCTGCCCTGGCGGCCCTTGAAGTTACGGTTGCTGGAGCTTGCGCTGACCTGGCGACCCTTGAGCTTATCCGGGTTCATGGCGAGGCAGAGCGAGCAGCCTGCTTCGCGCCATTCGGCACCGGCTTCCTTAAAGATCTTGTCGAGACCGAGCTGTTCGGCTTCCACCTTGATCTTCATGGAGCCCGGAACAACCCACATCTTGACAGTCGGGGCGACCTTGTGGCCCTTGATGATTTCGGCGGCGGCCTGCAAGTCGGAGAGGCGGCCGTTGGTGCAGCTACCCACGAACGCGATATCGATGGGGCGGCCAATCATCTTGGAACCTTCTTCCCAGCCCATGTATTCATAAGCTTCGGAAATGACCTTCTTTTCGCTGCCTTCGAATTCGTCGATCTTCGGCATGTTGCCGTTGAGCGGGATGGCCTGAGCCGGAGTGATACCCCAGGTGACCATCGGTTCGAGGTTGTCGCAGTTGATTTCGACTTCGTCGTCAAACTGGGCGTCGGCGTCGGTAGCCACAGACTTCCAGTAAGCAACGGCTTCGTCCCACTTGTCGGCCTTCGGGGCGTACGGACGGCCCTTGAGGTATTCAAAAGTCTTTTCGTCGGGGTTGCAGTAACCGACGCGGGCGCCGCCTTCGATAGCCATGTTGCAGACCGTCATACGGCCTTCCATGCCCATTTCTTCGATGACCGGACCTGCAAATTCGTAAGCGTAGCCAACGCCACCATTCACGCCGAGCTTAGCGATGTAAGCAAGGGCAACGTCCTTGGCGGTTACACCCGGCTTGAGCTTGCCGGTGAACTTGATGCGGCGAGTTTTGAGCGGGCTCATGGCGAGCGTCTGGGTGGCGAGAACGTCTGCCACCTGGCTTGTACCGATACCGAATGCGATAGCACCGAATGCACCATGCGTTGCCGTGTGAGAGTCACCGCAAGCAACGGTCATACCCGGCTGCGTCACGCCTTCTTCCGGGCCAACGATGTGAATCACGCCCTGTTCAGCGGTAGCGGGGCCAAAGAACTTGATGCCGTTATTCTTGGTGTTGTTTTCAATATGGGAGAACATCTCTTCGGAAATGCCGTCCTGGAGCGGGCGGTTGCGTTCCGGGAATGTGGTCGGAATAATGTGGTCGACCGTTGCAAACGTGCGTTCCGGGAACAGCACCTTTTGACCTTCTTCGCGGAGCTGGGCGAAGGCCTGCGGACTCGTCACTTCGTGGCAGAGGTGAAGCCCGATAAAGAGCTGGCACTGGCCGCTCGGGAGCTTAGCTACCGTGTGGCTTTCGAAAATTTTCTGATAGAGTGATTTTCCCATAGATTTGTCTCTTTTAGGTTTGTTTTATTGCGGGCGTAAATATAGAATTTTAGACGAAAGACGAAAGACGAAAGAATAAAGAATAAACAAAAAACACGACCTTGAGAGCCGTGTTCAATGTAGTCTTAACAAGAAAAACTTGAATTAGAACTGTTCAATCTGAGTATTGAACTTATACTTGTCCTTGTAGTAGGCAAGCATTTCTTCGTTGTTGTTGAATGCCTTGCGCAGCGGATCACGAAGGGCTGGTTCTCTTTTGACCTTCTTCTGAATTTCCGGAACAACGTCCTTGAAGAAGAGTTCGTTGCTAGCTGCAGCGACGTGGTTCTGGTTGTATTCCATGTGGTAACGGCGTTCAACCATTTGGAACAAGTCGGACTGGCAGGAATTTTCAGGCGGCATGTGGCTTGCAACAGGCATATAGCATTGCTTGATGTAGTCTTGCTTCATGCTGACGATGAGGCTGTCAATGGCGGGAATGTTGTGAACCGAGTCGTGGTGGTAGGCGAGTTCGGCTTTGGGGGTAACGACGCTGGAGCAACCGGTGAAGAGTGCTACTGCGATGGCGAGGGATACCCCAATGATGGAATTTTTCATGTCCTAATCCTTTTGTTTGACATTGCTTTTTTTACTACATCAATCCCGTGTTCCAAAGTTACTTAATTGTGGATAGATTTGCGATAGTAAGGGTGTAAATTTGCGGTTACAAAAGGCCTTTTTTAGTGCTTTTTGTAGTAAAATGTGATATACAACACCGCTTTTTGGTAGAAAAGTCCTATTTCGAGGTCGGCTTGAATTTGTAAAACCATTTAATGGGGTCGATTACGTCGTAGCGGACGTTCCCAATTCGCTTTTTGCCCTTCTTGCTGACGAGTCCTGTAACTATATGGGCGTGGGGTCCTGTCGTATGTCCTGTGGTGCCGACGGTGGCGATGGGGTCGCCTGGCATGACCTCTTGTCCGTTCAAATAAAGTAGCTTGTCGCAGTGCATGAATAAAATAACATCCTCTTTGCGAACAAGTGCTATGATGACACCGCCACGTTCATCGCGGCTGGTCCAAGCCTTTGCGCCAAATGGTGCTAGAATGCGGGCTCCCTGGCGGCTTGCAACATCAATACCGTTGTGTTTACGTTGTGTGGAAGTTGCCGTTTCATGATAAAATTCTGTAAGGTACGCAATGCTGTCCGAAATGACGGATGTCCAGTATTTCCATGCGGCGCCGATTGTGTCTGCTGCGGCGGGGCGCTTTATTTCGTCTGGGCGTGAAAAACGGATTGTTGTACCCTTGGGAGGAATGTTCAAATTGCCCTTTTCCCACGACGTTACGCCGAAACCATTTTCTTCTAGCGTTTTGGCCACGTAGTTCTTGATCATCTTTTCATTGGTGATGATGGCGTCAAAACGACCGATGGCGTAGCGTGCAATACGTTGCATGTTTTCATTGCCGTCGAACGTGTACTCGAACGAAGGCGCTACGGAAAGTTGGTTTCTTTCCTGGATGCGGTCGCGGAGATTGGAATCGCTCCTGTCTATGTCTGTGACAAAGAGGAATGGCGCGATAATGACCGCAAGGAGTAAAAGCGGGAACAGGTTGCGGATAATTCTCGGGAATCCGTCGAGCGGGTTCTTTGTGAGAATTGAAACTTTATGGAGCTTTTTGATGACTTTTGCGAGCTTTTCCGGCTGTTTTTCGAAATCTATGGCTAGCGCTTCTTTTGTGGCGCTGGCGTTTCGGCGGATGGCCTTGCGAGCCTTG
It encodes the following:
- the leuC gene encoding 3-isopropylmalate dehydratase large subunit, whose amino-acid sequence is MGKSLYQKIFESHTVAKLPSGQCQLFIGLHLCHEVTSPQAFAQLREEGQKVLFPERTFATVDHIIPTTFPERNRPLQDGISEEMFSHIENNTKNNGIKFFGPATAEQGVIHIVGPEEGVTQPGMTVACGDSHTATHGAFGAIAFGIGTSQVADVLATQTLAMSPLKTRRIKFTGKLKPGVTAKDVALAYIAKLGVNGGVGYAYEFAGPVIEEMGMEGRMTVCNMAIEGGARVGYCNPDEKTFEYLKGRPYAPKADKWDEAVAYWKSVATDADAQFDDEVEINCDNLEPMVTWGITPAQAIPLNGNMPKIDEFEGSEKKVISEAYEYMGWEEGSKMIGRPIDIAFVGSCTNGRLSDLQAAAEIIKGHKVAPTVKMWVVPGSMKIKVEAEQLGLDKIFKEAGAEWREAGCSLCLAMNPDKLKGRQVSASSSNRNFKGRQGSPTGRTILMSPAMVAAAAIEGKITDVRKYIK
- a CDS encoding M23 family metallopeptidase; this encodes MQRKVLESLYNQGGLTLFAISDEDELPLEALQKFALALNAGARFVVIDFSGKHRFAGNTPFQAVDLSQRNLMVDDIDQIATSAENIFLAGKKAIPTSDTEFRTLYHNIRSLEKIAPQVIGIISTEQVEDVGKLVSIARLLMVHVTGRSVNSAAAFIEDVKEAQKTEILWLSKERPKRRAYPKARKAIRRNASATKEALAIDFEKQPEKLAKVIKKLHKVSILTKNPLDGFPRIIRNLFPLLLLAVIIAPFLFVTDIDRSDSNLRDRIQERNQLSVAPSFEYTFDGNENMQRIARYAIGRFDAIITNEKMIKNYVAKTLEENGFGVTSWEKGNLNIPPKGTTIRFSRPDEIKRPAAADTIGAAWKYWTSVISDSIAYLTEFYHETATSTQRKHNGIDVASRQGARILAPFGAKAWTSRDERGGVIIALVRKEDVILFMHCDKLLYLNGQEVMPGDPIATVGTTGHTTGPHAHIVTGLVSKKGKKRIGNVRYDVIDPIKWFYKFKPTSK
- a CDS encoding 3-isopropylmalate dehydratase small subunit 2, whose amino-acid sequence is MNSIDIVKGSGVPVRGNDIDTDRIIPARFLKCVTFEGLGANAFADDIAGLAAQGKVHPFRDPAYKNGSILVSNQNFGCGSSREHAPQALKRWGIRAIIAESYSEIFFGNCVAIGVPCYKVSHEVADKILAWIEAHPSEELVTSTESRTLKMGDETIELTLADGPRGQFLDGSWHARSALMANADKVQELAKKLPYMQFLK
- a CDS encoding GNAT family N-acetyltransferase, giving the protein MDIKVLRATEERQRAGAYSVRIQAMNRAYHISLRDEFDEHDCDGTKFIVLLDDEYPVATCRFYEIDADTATIGRVVVMPEYRGQKLGAMAVREAEKWITECGYKQIIIDSRTEATGFYEKLGYKLIDEKPILSGVFECMRMKKVL
- a CDS encoding murein L,D-transpeptidase family protein encodes the protein MLSSPIDNILVEKAKRQMHLRSGENIVKTYRISLGKNPVGAKVKSGDNKTPEGNYTIEKHNPKSIFHLSLKVSYPNAEQIKAAKEGNYEPGGDIMIHGYPNKIPAFLFKFWHKWKDWTAGCIAVTNDEIEEIYDAVKDGTPITIKP